The region atgtatgtatccaagctctcagttcatcacttctgttcctgatgcttcttgcattgaagtacatgccctttagcccttctaccttaattcctttacaccctttactctgcttctctttcctcaaagcttcTTTTATATGTtaaatctggctttactccacgcacttcttccactgttctatcgctctgggtcccatcccccttgcaaattagtttaaaccctcctgaaccatgctagcaaacctacctgcaaggatattgctccccctcgagttcaggtgcaacccatccaatctgtacaggtcccaccctcCCCAGAAGATCATCCAAATCTCTtggatccaaaaatctaaaatcctgctcctgcaccagctcctcagccacgcattcaactgccatctcctccaactgccatctcctccaactcttaccatcactgtcacgtagcactggcagcaatcctgagaataccacccttgaggtcttgttcttcagccttctgcctaattcccaaaactcacacttcaggacctcatcccttctcCTGCCTGTGTCGTTGGTACcgacatgtatcatgacttctggtttcTGATGACCACTTTCATCATACTATTGGAGCCAGGTTGAACTTGTCTTCGAGGACACAATTCTACCGATTAGTTCCGATTCCAGACAGCCACAGGACCtcaggtggaaaagataaaaacACATTATTGTTACTAACTGTTTTGAAGATGGGGTTGAGGGGTTATtcactccaacaagcaatcaaatccttgtcaaatgcagtaGAGGAAAGCAGTAATTGGAtctggattaaaaggaaagacaacaactgggctgcaagatgacgacaggagggtatggaactgaggggggtgtatctgggatgccaggtagcaccgttgagccctctggagacgtcgtgggcttatcgaTAAAACGtcaaaggagggtgcccacctgatgaccccgatgaggAACCTACCCTCCCTGTCACCACTCCAGGCCcgctgccaacatcgagagtgccgacttatcatagggattgaaacatcaagtcctattaGCTCTACTATTCAATGTTTAAACAAGAATCTTAAATTTCAGTCCAGTGGAATTAGAAGACAAAAGCCAAATGAAGAGCAGTCATTCCTGTGTGAAGAACAGCAGAATCCAATCTCAGCAACTATTTGTGAATTTGCTGGTGTCTCAGTAGTGTGGAGGACTGAGCAAACCCTTTCCCACACACAGAGCAGAAGAATGGTCTCTCTCCCGTGTGAACTCGTTGATGCTTCTGTAGGTGGGAGGAACGAGCAAATCCTTTCCCACAAgcagagcagatgaacggccactccccggtgtgaacttgctggtgagtTACCAGAACCTTTTTGCTTTTAAAACTTTTCTCACAGCCAGAACATTTAAAAGGCCTCTGGTCAGTGTGAACTAATTGATGAGCTGTGAGCTGGGACGACTGAGGGAACCCTTtcccacacacggagcaggtgaatggccgctccccagtgtgagtACGCTGATGCACAGTGAGGTCGGATGATCGCCGGAAACCAGTCCCACAGTGAGAGCATCTGAATGGTCTCTCGTCAGTGTGAATGCGCTGATGGCATGTAAGTTCTCCTGAACTTTTATAGCATTTCCCACAATCTGGGCAGTTGAAAGGTCTCTCATCAGTGTGTACACGCCGATGCTTCAGGAGGGCAGAAAAATGAGTGAATCCTTTACCACACaccgagcagatgaatggcctctctccagtgtgactGCGCCGATGAATTTCCAGTTCAAAGGGgtaactgaatcccttcccacaatctccaCACTTACATGGTTTCTCCCCGACATGACTGTGCCTGTGCCTTGACAGACCAGATGCTCGACTGAAGCCTCGTCCACACAGTGAACATGAATACGGTTTCTCCCCACTGTGAATGGGGCTTTTTGCTTCCATGTTCACAGGATGATGACAACATTAGAGTCTCAGTGGATTAAGTGAGAATGTTGATTCTGTCCACAAATCTTCACCTTCTGAAACCCTACAGAGTGAATTTAAAGcaggaggaaaaaaaagagaacaagAGTTTGAACAAAAGAACAAGGACTCAAATGAGCAAAAAGAATGTGATGATGTCAGATGCCAAATTCTCAAAAATAATGAAGAAAAAACTGACCAATGCTCTTCAGGAGGACGAAACAAGTTGGAAGAGCGTGGAGAGGAAATCTACTCAACAACGAAATCAGAATTTTTACTGTTTCTTAAATTGGCAACTTCCAATCTAAAAGAGATGGTGCAGGATAATAATTGCCATTGTGtaaaaggtggtaggtgataagtggaacCAGATTAAGGAAGGGAAGATGAGCAGTTGAAACCAGATGGGGGAAGATGATGCAAGGTAATGAGggcaaagaaagaaaaaggttACTAAAGGAGAAAGAACCTTAGTGGACTGGGTTAGCTGAAAGTGGAAAATCTATTATTCATCCCATTACGCTGCTAGAATAGGTATTCTTCTTCTAGTTGTGTTTGACTTCACACGAAGTGGGTAAGACCAAGGACAGACAGGGGATAGAAAGGGTAATTGAAATGGCATACAAACGGAAGTTCAAGATGACCAATACAGACAGAGCCCAGGTACACTGTATAATAGTTGCATATTCTGTGTTGGTcttaccaatgcagaggaggtcaCTGGGTTACAGAGGGTGTAGGTGACTCTTCACCTCACCTGTAAGGGCTATTTAAGCCCCTGGATACCAGTGGGGGAGGAGGAATAGGGGCAAGTGTTTCACTtcctagagttgcaggggaagtACCAGGGGACAGGAAAGGGTGGTGGAAGGAATTCAGGTTCAGAAAGGTTTCCACAGAAAgaagaaagtggggagagggtggtgaagaggggaaggtatggctgGTGGTGGTATCACTTTGTAGATGGTAGAAGTGGCAAAGGATGATAGGCAGGATGTGAGACATAAAGGAGAGAGTTCTTTTCCCTACCATCCTATCCTTTTTCCCAGCTGGCTCCATTGCCTCATCACCCCTCCATTACATgtgtccacccatcacctgccagctttatACACTGCTCAACCTGCCCAAAAAAATGTGTTTTTAAAAAcgcagacacaaggaaatctgcagatgctggaaattcaagcaacacacacaaaaaatgctggtgaacgcagcaggccaggcagcatctataggaagaggtacagtcgatgtttcgggccaggccgaaacgttgactgtacctctaactatagatgctgcctggcctgttgtgttcaccagcatttaaaatgtgtttttcctctcttttgttttccaACCATCACCTGTAAATCTGTCTGTACCCCCACTCCCCAACCCCTACCTGCCTCTATTTATCCATTGACCCTTTCACTCCTCTGCTTTCACCCATTATCTAGCCATCCCcaactcacccctccctctcacttcTATGCGTGGAAGATAACTAGCGGTTATCTACACTCAGTCCGACATGGGAATGAGAcccactgagctcttccagcTGTTTATCGTTTACTTTAGATCACAGTATCTATCACATTGCCATGACGTTTTTCCTCTTGCTGGCAATTTCCACACTGCTCT is a window of Mobula birostris isolate sMobBir1 chromosome 10, sMobBir1.hap1, whole genome shotgun sequence DNA encoding:
- the LOC140203565 gene encoding uncharacterized protein — encoded protein: MEAKSPIHSGEKPYSCSLCGRGFSRASGLSRHRHSHVGEKPCKCGDCGKGFSYPFELEIHRRSHTGERPFICSVCGKGFTHFSALLKHRRVHTDERPFNCPDCGKCYKSSGELTCHQRIHTDERPFRCSHCGTGFRRSSDLTVHQRTHTGERPFTCSVCGKGFPQSSQLTAHQLVHTDQRPFKCSGCEKSFKSKKVLVTHQQVHTGEWPFICSACGKGFARSSHLQKHQRVHTGERPFFCSVCGKGFAQSSTLLRHQQIHK